The window GAGGACCTCTAGTGTACTAATTTGGCCACAGAGACACTTGCAATGATGGTGACAGGCCTACGCAAAATAAAAGCTCCCCAACTTGAGCAGCTGGGCAAAAAACAGgagacatgcatgcatgcagagtcCCACTGCATTCAGCACGCAAACGAGCACTGGGGGTCGCGCGAGAGTTCCTCGGTAGGTAACACACCAGCCTTGCGAAGACGTGGAGACGAATTCTGCCATGGTACAGAACGAGCTCTTCCCTTACAAGAAGTGAATATGAACCACACCGCGAAATGGATTACCGGTGTGCAGCCCTTCTGGTCTCACGTTCACGCTGACCCCTGCTGGCCGATCTGGgtatatgtatgcgtatGTGATATATGCAGTAATCTGCATAAATGGTATAAGTATTCGTGTACACCTAGTTCGGTAAGTGCATGCGAACTGGCCTCCGAAAACATAATAGCCCTAAAACTCGTGGGTTTGCTCTCCTGAACATGGACGGGACTTCGTCTTTACACAACCCGAGGTGATATGTGAAAAAATCGCTATCAAGAGGCTGGGAAAAAGAAGCGCCACTGAGGCTCGGACATCAGGCCACTCCCTGCGGTACTTTGCCGTCCTTCTACGCAGCCCCTCGGAACCACTTTTTACCTCCTTCAGCGAGAGCAAAGCACGTCGTTGGCCCGGACATCGAAAAATGTTTTGTCGCAAGAAAAGAGACCTCGTTTCAACAGTTTTCCGTTTCGAATTATTCTATCGGCAGTCGTCTTGCGAACGCCCAGGGCACTCGCCTGCTCGCTGCAGGGAGGGgggcctgcgggcggcggcctcggatACGGAACCAGCCGCGCCAGGCAACTGGGTAGCGACGAGAGTTCAAATATGAAAGCGTTTCTCTTGAACCCGCGACGCAAAATGCATATGACCGTGAACGGAAAGACTCACTCTCACCACTCAGCGGTGAAGACATGTGAAGATAACTAGCTGGGGATTCGAGCATGTCTCCATACAAATATATTGGCAGATCGATACACACAGGCCCTTAATACTCATCCACTTGTGCGTGTCCGTGTGCGCTGGGCACGACGCAGGATGCTACGGCTTCTATGACGCTTTGGAAACGAACGACGGGAGCTTAAGGGGGTCAGATATATGCTCTTAACGCCGTGGCCATGAAAGTTGCGAAACTACGACCCGGTAAATGGAGGCCTTCAATAGCTTGAGAATAGCCGAGCCCGAGCTCTCCTTTCTTCCACCAACGGCTTAGCACGAGCCCCCTGGGGCCCCCTGAGCCAGATGATGGGGATGTGTGGTGACCCAATTGTATTCTGCAGACTTCACACTGCTATCACGATAAGAATCTCTGGTCTGGTAAATCACCGTGTAGCGCAGTCCGGCAGAGGCGATGCCAGTGAGAAGTGAGGCGAGATGGCTGCTGCGACCGCAGCGTGGCTTGAACTGCATCAACGATTAGTGTGTTCTTTGTAGAGGCACCAGGGGATCTATCTTCAGCTATCTGTTGGCATATCGTGCCCTGAGAGAGGAATTATAAAGATGTGAACTCACCGCAGCTGCTATCACTGGAGCAGATCCCAGACGCAGAGCCGAACGCGCTTCGCGCCTCCGGGAGCAACCCAGCGCAAGCGGGCGACTCAGCGTCTGTTTCAAGGGTTTGTTCTGTTGCTTCTGCTCCTTGCGTGTTCATCACCCTCTTGGTTTCTGAATTGCAGAGTTTTGCCGCGACGGTAAGCGCCTCACACCTTTcacgcctcggcgcgccggtgGGGCTGTTTGGGCTTTCCGGTCTGCTCGGCGGGCCCCCGCGAAGCACTGACGCCAACCGTACGCGTTCGCATGACGGAAAAGGGGGAAGCGTGGAGTGCACAGCCGAGTTAGGCCGTATACAGACAGACAAAGAGACATGGACATGCAGGCCAGGAGTTAATTGTTTGTGCTTGCCTTTGCACACCAACGACCAGCGAcggctcgccgcgaagccgagTGAGAGGGGCAAGccggggcgaggcgcgagtcACCGCCTTGAAACACTCGGTGTGCGGCGCGATGGCAGACTGCATGAAGCAAACGCCATCAGTGTCAACCTTCTGGGGTGAGGAAAGCGGCAAGACAAGCTGTAAAACATGCCTCAAAAACTCGATGAACTCAGGTTTGTTGCGGGGAGAAAACTGAGGTGTTTTTCGACGTTGGCAGAAAGACATCGGCGAGCGTCAACTTTTCCGCTGTGTGTACactgcgcctgcgtgcgcatgcagcaggcaACGCGCGCGGGCTTTTTTACGCGAGCGTCTGCGAGTATTCAATTCTTTTCGGTTTCCGCTTGGAATTTGCTTCTCCCCTCTTCCACTACTGTTTCAGCTGTTCTCTGTTGCCTTCTTTCTCACTGCTCGCTCTTGGAAAGTGTAGGATATTatcgcgtcctcgtcgacagagcgagacgcggagccAAAAGGGCCACAGCCACACCACGGACTGCAAGCTCCGTTGCTCGACGCGGAAAGCGAACGCTTCTGTGCTCCAGCGGAGAGGATAAACGACCCAGCGCCTGTTTTCGCGTGAGAACGACACGGGAGATGTTTCCTGTGCAGTGCGGGATCGCGAActttctgcgtttttctcGTTCCTGCGCATCGGGAGTCCACTTTGCatgccgccgctggcgacgagCATTCCCGACCGTCCTTCCGTTAGTCCGCTCAAGGGAACCAAACACGACTTGACGCTAGCGGACAGACTTTTCTCTCATTCTCTGCAtgcttttttctccttccccTTTCGGTTGTGTTCTGTGCCGGCTTCTTCCGCGACGATGCCGTAGCGTCCAGCTCCGCTGCCGTAGCGTCCAGCTCCGCTGCCGTAGCGTCCagctccgctgccgctgcggacCTGGATTTCCTGCTGTCTTGTCGGTCTCTCGCGGCACCTgcgtccttttcttctcccccgAATTCCTTCTTCGCACCCATCAGCAGCATGACACcaggcgcgtctccttctcaaCCTTGTTTCTTCACCAACATGGACGATGCGCCGGGGGCACCGACGCAGTCttccggcgtctctgcgtccctTTCTTCGCTTGCTCCCACATACCCCTCTCCTACCGCACTCTTTGACCCCGAGAAAGGCGGCGATTTGGCGTACACCTCGGCCGCCCCCCTGTTTTCCTCTTACGACCTTCCtcagcctccagcgccgcaggcgacacaGTACGCCACTCGGGCGCGGCCCCTCCAGGATGGATgcacgcgcgggcgagacggcgagggcgcttcgccttcgcgtccttccGCCGATGTATTTACCCCGCTAGCCGCCTTGTCGAGCCCGTATGCGTCCATTAGCGCGTCTCGCGGGGCAAGCGAAGCAAGCGAAGCGGCGAccaggcctcgcggcgccggcagtccgccgcagccgtctgaggctgctgcttcaccttccgcggcgtctgcggctgcgtcgcgacCGCCTTCAGTATCCCTCGCTTCGCTTCGCTCGTGGGGGCGGGCCGGGGCCGACCCCGCCCCAACCGCGGGTGCTGAGGAGCGCCCCGAGTTCTCGCCGTTTTTCGCGCTCTgccctgctgcagcgacgaTGGCGAGCGGCTGCACTTTGACgcaaggcggcgccgccctaGGCTGCCGGCCGAGCGGCGAAGATTTTCCTTTGCGGTTCGTCCCGCTCCTCCAGGCAGAACCCTTTCGAGGTGCGAAGGCGAGCTTCACATGGAGGGCACTTTTACATTCCAATTTCTCTCAACTCTCGCTCCGTGATTACCCTTGGCTGCCGAGTTATGGCGTCCCTATGCCCCGCCGCTGTCTGGCCGGCGTTCCCGAcgtctgcatgcatatatctaGGTTCATCTGTCTCCACCTGAACACGTAGATGTGAATTAGAAGATACTtttccctctctgcttcgctgtGCACCAATTGGCGCGGGATGCAGCAGCGActgcgccggccgctgaCACCTTTTCCGTCCTTCTGCGCGTGGAGAATCCGTGTAAGACGTAGTCAGCAAATACGTGCCCAGCTAGGCATGCGTGGTTGTGGGTTTTCGTTGTGTGTGCGTaggcggcgtcgaggaggcaTTCCCGTTGGATCCCAGCGCGTCGGTGGCGTCCTTGTGCCCGCTCGCGCTTGATCCGCtgtccttctcgctctcctccacTCTGGGAGAGGGCGTCTTCGCAtccgcgctgccgcacgaCGCGTCTAccacgccgcctgcctcgtctgccCTGCTCTCGGTGGCGACGGCGTTCGCCTCCAGGCCCTCAcgggcctccgccggcgctgcgtctccgtcctcgcgctcgcctggtggcgcggaagcggcggcggaggcgctggcatgcgagaaggagacgctgctgctgcgggcgttcgcggcagagacgcggcgggcctcgcggcgagaagagccGACCGCGTTTCGGGCGCtcggggcggaggccgctgcggcccgGAGACAGCACAGCGAACTCTTCCAGGTCTTCAGAGCGGGCCAGCGCGCCTTCGAGAGTCTTGCGGAGGGGCTGGGGCGAGGCAGGGTCGCCAcgcgcgaagcggccgccgccgcgaactccgacggcgcagaaggcgacacgccggcgggcgagacgcagcACGCGCAACGAGtgaagaagggagaggaggaggaggcgggagacGCCATCTCAGATACGAAGACCTCCTCTTGGccagaaaacgaaaaaaacgtTATTATGCCTCACTTGTCCGCGCgcacgagcgccgccgcgcacgcagttCTCCGCAGTGTGCTGCGGACGCTCGCCAGAGACCTCGCGAGAGCTGAAATCCTCGAGGCcgagcgcgcgaaggagacatcTCCggacgaagaaaaacgcagaagagaagcaaACAGCGCCGCCAGACAGGACCTCCACAGCCTGAGCGGTGAGGAACGCGCCACGCAATGCGTACGCTTATATGTtcatgtgtgtatatatatgtaggtatatatgtacatctACTTGTATGTATCtagctatatatatatatgtatgatGTACAAATAgaacacatatatatgaatatatatatatatatatatatatatacctgtCTATATGTTATGTAcctatatatctgtatatccACCTGTAtgtatctctctctctctctctctctctctctctatatatatatatatatatatatatatatatacgtacatatgGTGCACACATACATCccatatataggtatatatatatatatatatatatgcatgaaTATAATTGTGAacactatatatatatatatatgtatatatgagTTTACGTGTAGGCCCCCTTTAAATGCGTGCCTGGAGCGCGGACGTGCGTGGTATCCTTTTCTTCGCGTTTCTTCAGATGCACCCGGAGACCCTCTAGCCTCTGCAGTTGTGTTCAAGGCGGGGATCGGAGGGGACTCTTTGAGCGAGGGTTCAgaggcggtcgccggcgTGGCGTCGCTTCCACtctccgcgcccgaggcgTTCGAAGCGCCTCGTGGCGCGGCTCCTGGCGCGGCCGGTgcccgcggcgagcacgAGGAGGATTTTGAAGAGAACGCGGCGTTGCTGCGCTTCTTGgaggctgaggaggaagcggagacagaggaagtTCAGAGGCAGCTGAAGCGTGCCATGCTCCTGCGCACCCTCCGAGACCTCCTTAGCGAACACttcccgcgcgcgacgcctccgtcgccgctgggGCTCCTCACGCCCTCCTCGGGGACCCGTGCGCCaggagccgcagcctctgcctcgccctctgcctcgctgtctgcggcaTCTCTTGACGCCGCGCATCAGCTGCGTGAAGAGCGCATTCTGGCGTTGTTGCTGAGGcagctggagcgccgcgacgacgagctggcggatctcctcgtctcttcgAAGCCTCGCGCCGTGAAGCAACAGCTTCTGCAAGTGCTTCTCGCCGAGGTGCTCGCGGATATTTCGGTGCTTcaccgccagcagcgccgatACTTCCTtcagcccgcggcgggcgctgctcCATCATCCGCTctggcgtcttcgccgttgATCAAGAAACTCGGGAAGACCGCCGACGCCCCCGTCGCTCCCTcggctgtcgccgcgtcgctgggCGGGAACGGCACCTCCCAGGCGCTTGTGGAGCtggggggcggggcgccgGCTCCACTCCCTCCGGAGCTCGCGGGGCCCTCGCCCCTGAGCATCCTGCAGTGTCTGGCCCGCGCCCAGCGCGCCGAAgctgcgaccgcggagggccaggcggacgcggtcgcggcggggcgcgcggcgctcttgCGCCTCGCCCAACTGGCGCCCCGCCTCACGACGGGCgtcttcctgctgctgcctcacCTCTCGTACttgccgcgcctgctgctcctgcAGTTGCAGTTACAtacgcagcaggcgcagcgcggcgagctctccgcggaggccctcGAAGAGCGCGTCTGGAGGAGCTTCAAAGACCAAGAGGCCTTCACCAACACgcccctctttctctcgctctcgcagcaGTTTTCTgaggccctcgcggccgcgcgacaggccctgcctgcggctgcggccccGGGCGCCCTCGGGGCCCCGCAGGCCCTGGGACTCTTGCCACCGGCGGGGCCTGCGAgcgcgctcgtcgtcgcccaaGGGGCTGGCGGCGTCGGAGCGATGCCGCTCGCGGGTGCGCTGggcgcagcacgcgaagACGGCAAGGGGGGCGCTggggcaggcgcgccgggggcgggcgcagccaaggcggcgtcggcgccgaaAAAACCCTCGAGGAAGGGCATGGGCATGAGCGGCTGGGCTCTATTTgcgaaggagaagcgcgcggagctgcagcaggagggcACTCTGGAGGGCGAGACACTCCCCGAGCAGACGTCCTTCGTGGCCCGCTTCTGGCACCAACTGagcaaggagaagaaggcggagtggggccggcgcgcggaggaatTGAATCGGCAGGCTGGACTGCGCatgaagaaggaagaggagatTCGCAAAGCCAAGGAGCGAGCCGAAGCGAAGGAAAATTGCGCACAAGCcgaagctgctgcggcgaccgcgagttCTGTCGCCGctcagggcgccgcggcggtgaccggggcgccgcagggccttCGCACGCAGGCTCCGGGAGCAGGGGCTTTCAGCGGGctgcctgccggcgcctccagtgcggtcgcgccgcctctcgcgccgttcGCCGCACCGCTAAACGCACCGGGAGCGACCGCTGGGGGCCTGTATGCCCTCGTCGGGACTGACGACGAACGAGGcaagctgcagctgcctgccTTCGTCGCAGGGTCCGGTCGTCCAGGCGCacccgcagcgcctggcggcgtGCCTGCGACCGGGACGGCCCGCGCAGGGGGCCAGCTGGACGGGTCTCTCCCCTTTGCGAGCTGCCCAGGGGCCGCTCTGGGCTCACCGGAGGCGGCCCTGCCCCAGGGCGCCGCCTTTGCGGCGGACGGGTTGCCGTCGGGCCGCGGCCACGGGGCGCAGCTTCCCTcggggccgccggcggcctctgcttcgccgctgtcggGGCCCCAcgggggcgcgccggcgctccagGGGTATCTCCAGGCGCAGTTTTCTGCTGCGCAACTGCCTCAGCAGTTTCCGTCTGCGTTCGCAGGCCAGTTtcctgcgggcgcgctcTCGGGACAGGGccctctggcgcgcgcgccgcttgctgacggcgggctcgcggcgctcggcgcggacgcagcggcgaagaagaagagccgcTCGGGCGGCGGCAAGAAGGGCGAGGGTGGGCAGTGCaagagcggccgcggctaCACAGCCTTTACCTTCTTCGCGAAGGAGATGCGACAGAAATGCAAGGAGGAAGGCATCGAGTGCGGCTCCTCCCTCAGCGAGCAAAACACCTTCATCGGAGACAAGTGGGCACAAAAAGACGAATAGAGTTCGCATGCTTATCTGGACGTAGCTGCGTGAGTGTGTCGGGTGCATCCATATACCTACGCCTTTGCCGGGCTTGGGGCTAAAGCCGAGAAGTCTACATggacgcgcgggcgcgctctGTCTGGGTTTCGCGACTCCAGTTGCCTCTCACGAACACAAAAgggctgcctctctgcgcgtgcaTGTTTCTTTTTGCGTGGACCCGAGGCATGCATCAGTGCGAGTCTTTTTCATTTTTTGCCGCCGGCGTGTCTGCGTTTTAAGCCGGTTCAACCGTGTGAGGTCTGGAGTTTAACGATTAGGAGGCTCACAGAGGccttgcatgcgcacgcgctgACTCTGTTGTCTCAGGTGGCGGCAGGTCTCtccggaggagaagaagatttttcagcagcgcgcgaaggaggcaaacgcggcctggcgccgcgagcacGAAGAAAAGCTTCTccaggcgcagaaggagcaCGAACCGTTTCGAAAGCAAGATTCGATCAACTCCGATGCCAGTTCCACGTTCTCTGCGTCCCTTGGCGGGGGTCAGCAGACTTCCACCTACTGCCACCCTCCGCAGGggggcgcgctggcgctgccatcgagcctcgcgtcctctgctccccctgccccctctgctgcctcgtcttcgaCTCCGGAGGCGTCTCCGGCCTACGCCTCTGCGGGCACTTCGCCGTCCCCTTCGGCGTCTGCCCCCGCCTTGGGGTCTTCCcaccctgcggcgccggcggggcgcTTCGGGCCCGGCGGTGGGTTTTTCGCGCCCGACGCTTCTCTGGAGAGACGGGAGGGCGACCCCCTCGACGCCGGACGCGCGGACGCGTTTGCGCTGGCGCAAGCGTTTTCTCTGTCCTCGGCACCCGGCGtgtcggcgtccgcggaggcccctcccgcgtcgctgcagggCCTGGGGCCTGGCGCGTTCGCCCCAGGCCGGCgggacgaaggagacaccggcgcgcgccaggcgcgcggtGCCCTGGAGCCCCCGTTCAAGAAGcccagaggcgacggcagcgaggcgggtTTGCGCGCCAGGCCCGCGCCGGggttcgcctcctcagcctctgcctgcgcgccggaGACCTCTGGcacagcgagaggaggcgagcgagcgcgggaGGACGCTGGAGGCGTGCGGAAGGCTGCCACAGACTCCGACCGGGTGAACGACTGGCGCATGTACTACccttcctcgcaggcgcccgctgctGGGGGGCGCGAGGCCCCGGGGCACGGCGTCTCGACGCCAGAGATGtcgtggcggaggcgcgaggaggaggcgtaTCTCGCTCAGAAGCAGACGCCACCGTCAACGTCGGCGCCGTTTCCGTCATCGGCGGCGTATCCACAGCAGCAGGGCGGCCCCCCAAAgcctgcggcttctgcgccCGGCCTGTCGGGTCTCGCCGCGTATCCGCCGGAGGACGTCTCCTACCACCTCAAGCTCGATTTCGAGGCAGAGActggaggcgggcgcgacgggcaggagggcgccagaggcgagtGTCTGCAAGAACGAGCCACGCCGCACTTCTTCGTCTCAGAAGGAGTGCACAGCGCGTcaccgccggcgtcgctcgcgggcaGCGAGGGCCGGAGGACGCTGAGGCCAGACCGGTGCAGACACGCGCAGGGAAAGAGACTCCGAGAGGAGCGggaggacgcggcagacgaagaagaaagtgacgagagcgaggaagccagcagaagcgacgaggcggtcGAGAAAAACTCGGAAGCGCGACAGGGCAAAGCCGCTCGAGagaggcggtcgcgccgaggagagcaAAAGATGCAAAccgacgaagagaaagaagacgaagatAAAGGAGATGAcgcagatgaagaggagggagacgatgaagaggaagaagaggagacgacggcagcgcgcccTGCGAGGCTCACGGGGCCGCGTGCGTTGCGCGAGCGAAAAAGCGTTCGACGAGAGCAAGACGATGATCAAGATGAGGAGAGTTGGGAGGAAGAAAGTAAGTTCACAGACTTCTTCAGCCGCACGAACCTCGCGTGTATGCTCTTCATGTgtttccttcctcgctgccttctcttgGGTCCGATCGTCCCATGTCTTCTTTTTGTGaggtcgcctgcgctgtgCGCCTCCGTGCGCCACTGTGCCTGCATTCCCCGCTTCTATTTCGTTTCCTGTGTTTGCTCTGCTTGCGTTTCGGCGACTTCCGTTCGCCTGGCGCCCTCAACGTCTGTCTCGTATCTGCGTGCTTCCGTGTCCTGAGTGTGTCCTCCGGtcgctctttctcctcgaggcgcttctcTGAGATCTcctttccgcctccgcggcggcggcgaaacGCTTCAGCTGCAAGGGTAGCTCGGTTCTTTTCTGTCAGGCGATGAAGACGCTTCGAGCGACGAGGACTTCGtgcctggcgcgcgcgagcgtcgcgccgcagggccctcgaggcgagccgccgcgagacAGCTCTCGCCCGACTTGCTGCCGTCGCTTCCACGCCAGAGCGACTCAGAcagccgcaggccgcagccggcggcccgcgagacgcgcgacgaccGAGTGGAGCGCGGAGGtcgggaggagagagacagcgtaGAAGGCGCGAGCATAAGGGAGAgtccgcctgcggcctccggaagacgaagagcctccgggcgcgcgcggcgacgcagagaagaaggaaaggagctcgcgcagctgttCATTCCGCCAGCCGCTATTGTTGAGAAAGATGAAGGTAAACTCTGGGGGACACTCGCCCTCAtctcgccagcggcagcgaacgCCCGCCGCGGTCAGGCTTGGAGTACCTTTTGTCTCGTGGATACGCCAGCAGAGTCGGACCTCCCCTGTGCGCTTCATGCGCCCAGAGCGTGGTATGaggtctctctctttcgttTTCTTAGTCGCTGACAAACGTGTTAGCGCGTCCCTGCGACGGGATGTGCGTGCATCTATGCGGCGGCTGGGCGACACAGCCCAGGAGCCCGGCTGTTTGAGACTCGGGAGAGTCGAGCAGACTGTTCGTCTCGGTGTTTTCTATGTCTTCAAGGACGTGATAaagctctctctgctcgttGGCCTGGCCTTTCTCGCGTAGGATTTCTCTCTCGTAATATCGGTTTTTCGTTTTCAGGTCCGCTGACGCTGTGGGATCTCGTTCAGCGCAACAAGCGCCGGCGGGCTCCGGGTTCGCAGACGAGCGGTGCCGAAGGAGACAcctcgaagaaggcgaggaaggagccTGGCACGGACTCTGAAAggccgggcgacgccgccgaagaggTGAGAGAGAGCTGCGGGCGCTCATGGACAGCGAGAGCGCTCCGGACTTCAAACGGCGACACCAGAAGCGTTCACTGTGcgtggagggagagagagagcggagaggcgaacgaGGTTGACTTTGTTTTCCTTCTTGCGCGCTGGAGCCTCTCGACAGCACGCCCGCTGCCTCATCATCCGCTTCAGTTGACGTGTCGGCGCCGTTGCTGTTCTTTCATTCTCTTCATTCGGAGTCTGCGACATGTGCTCAAAGACGTGTGTCTAAATGTTTTTTCCTCTGTGGGGGTTAGCGGCGTACAGGCGGCTCGGTGCATCAGCGTCGCATggggggggagcggaggTTTCGCCTTGCGTGCGCAGGTATATGATACACCATTACGAGGTGTCTGGGCGTTTCTTTGTTTTCAGTCCCTTGACCTCGTGCTGggttctctcttttctccgccgtcgtcgtcgactGCGGCGCTGAGGCAGGAGAAGACGTCGAGCAGCGCGGACAAGATGCTGActgctcttctctcgccggcgtctcccgagcagaagaaagggagagaggaggtcGAGGGCACCGCAGAGAAAGATCTCAGCGCGCTCTTCGAGATGCCTGCGCGAAGCTCGGCGGCCCCCGCCCTGAGGCTCGACGCCGACGGCCAGCTCGTCATGGCTGAgggtggaggcgaagagatCGATCAGCACGCATGCACGTGAGGGGAACAGAAACTTCGAGCTCCGACCCTGCGCCCGAGGGGTGCGCGGACGCACTGCTGCGCATTACGCCAGTGCATGTATTCCCACGCTTgcatatttacatatatagacatacatatatatatatatctgtctaCCTGTGTGTGCCTGGATATGTTTCTATCTACATCTGTGTTCTGTATTTATATTCAAGTCTTTATCTCTATGTGGATATCTCTCCCACGCTCTCTATTCCTGCGTGTGTTtgtgtgtgcggcgcgtGGTTGTGTCGCGGGCTGCAAGCTTTTTTGAGCCCTTTgacctcctcgccgcggctgccgtggCTGAGGCCGATGTGTTGCATCTTTCTCCTTTTCGCGCCACCTCGAGTGCGTGGTTTTGTTCTTTCTTTCGCGGCAGATGCGGCGCCAGTCTGGGCCTGTTCGACGGCATCGGCGGCCAGGCTGCgccgtgtgtgtgtctcttcaACGGTCGGAGGCGTCTTgtggaggagggcggcgcggggggcgtcAACAGTCTCTCCCTGCAGCCCTACGCAGGCGCCTACAAGAGTACGAAAGGGAAAAAGTGGACTCcagaggaaacgcagagGTACGTGCTCGCCTGTTGATTCTTCCTTCCTCCGTACAcgtcgccgaagaagaggcgcgcaaCGACCGGCGGGCGCCCCGGGCCGGCGGGAGGTCCTGCCAGCTCCCAGGGCAGATTCCAGGCCAACACCCGTCTCACACGTTGGCGTTCTGTGCGCCGCGATACATAAACGcacctatatatatttatttttTTATGTGTATTTTATATTATATTTATGCGAGGCTGTTGACACGATGAGAATGCTGTACGGCGTAGGAGGTGTCTGTTCACGTTTGCCTTGTTTGCTTCAGATTTTGCGGATGGAGCGTTAGTCGAACCGGACATGCACCCACACACACATAGGTGCA is drawn from Besnoitia besnoiti strain Bb-Ger1 chromosome VI, whole genome shotgun sequence and contains these coding sequences:
- a CDS encoding Myb family DNA-binding domain-containing protein (encoded by transcript BESB_065280), translated to MDDAPGAPTQSSGVSASLSSLAPTYPSPTALFDPEKGGDLAYTSAAPLFSSYDLPQPPAPQATQYATRARPLQDGCTRGRDGEGASPSRPSADVFTPLAALSSPYASISASRGASEASEAATRPRGAGSPPQPSEAAASPSAASAAASRPPSVSLASLRSWGRAGADPAPTAGAEERPEFSPFFALCPAAATMASGCTLTQGGAALGCRPSGEDFPLRFVPLLQAEPFRGGVEEAFPLDPSASVASLCPLALDPLSFSLSSTLGEGVFASALPHDASTTPPASSALLSVATAFASRPSRASAGAASPSSRSPGGAEAAAEALACEKETLLLRAFAAETRRASRREEPTAFRALGAEAAAARRQHSELFQVFRAGQRAFESLAEGLGRGRVATREAAAAANSDGAEGDTPAGETQHAQRVKKGEEEEAGDAISDTKTSSWPENEKNVIMPHLSARTSAAAHAVLRSVLRTLARDLARAEILEAERAKETSPDEEKRRREANSAARQDLHSLSDAPGDPLASAVVFKAGIGGDSLSEGSEAVAGVASLPLSAPEAFEAPRGAAPGAAGARGEHEEDFEENAALLRFLEAEEEAETEEVQRQLKRAMLLRTLRDLLSEHFPRATPPSPLGLLTPSSGTRAPGAAASASPSASLSAASLDAAHQLREERILALLLRQLERRDDELADLLVSSKPRAVKQQLLQVLLAEVLADISVLHRQQRRYFLQPAAGAAPSSALASSPLIKKLGKTADAPVAPSAVAASLGGNGTSQALVELGGGAPAPLPPELAGPSPLSILQCLARAQRAEAATAEGQADAVAAGRAALLRLAQLAPRLTTGVFLLLPHLSYLPRLLLLQLQLHTQQAQRGELSAEALEERVWRSFKDQEAFTNTPLFLSLSQQFSEALAAARQALPAAAAPGALGAPQALGLLPPAGPASALVVAQGAGGVGAMPLAGALGAAREDGKGGAGAGAPGAGAAKAASAPKKPSRKGMGMSGWALFAKEKRAELQQEGTLEGETLPEQTSFVARFWHQLSKEKKAEWGRRAEELNRQAGLRMKKEEEIRKAKERAEAKENCAQAEAAAATASSVAAQGAAAVTGAPQGLRTQAPGAGAFSGLPAGASSAVAPPLAPFAAPLNAPGATAGGLYALVGTDDERGKLQLPAFVAGSGRPGAPAAPGGVPATGTARAGGQLDGSLPFASCPGAALGSPEAALPQGAAFAADGLPSGRGHGAQLPSGPPAASASPLSGPHGGAPALQGYLQAQFSAAQLPQQFPSAFAGQFPAGALSGQGPLARAPLADGGLAALGADAAAKKKSRSGGGKKGEGGQCKSGRGYTAFTFFAKEMRQKCKEEGIECGSSLSEQNTFIGDKWRQVSPEEKKIFQQRAKEANAAWRREHEEKLLQAQKEHEPFRKQDSINSDASSTFSASLGGGQQTSTYCHPPQGGALALPSSLASSAPPAPSAASSSTPEASPAYASAGTSPSPSASAPALGSSHPAAPAGRFGPGGGFFAPDASLERREGDPLDAGRADAFALAQAFSLSSAPGVSASAEAPPASLQGLGPGAFAPGRRDEGDTGARQARGALEPPFKKPRGDGSEAGLRARPAPGFASSASACAPETSGTARGGERAREDAGGVRKAATDSDRVNDWRMYYPSSQAPAAGGREAPGHGVSTPEMSWRRREEEAYLAQKQTPPSTSAPFPSSAAYPQQQGGPPKPAASAPGLSGLAAYPPEDVSYHLKLDFEAETGGGRDGQEGARGECLQERATPHFFVSEGVHSASPPASLAGSEGRRTLRPDRCRHAQGKRLREEREDAADEEESDESEEASRSDEAVEKNSEARQGKAARERRSRRGEQKMQTDEEKEDEDKGDDADEEEGDDEEEEEETTAARPARLTGPRALRERKSVRREQDDDQDEESWEEESDEDASSDEDFVPGARERRAAGPSRRAAARQLSPDLLPSLPRQSDSDSRRPQPAARETRDDRVERGGREERDSVEGASIRESPPAASGRRRASGRARRRREEGKELAQLFIPPAAIVEKDEGPLTLWDLVQRNKRRRAPGSQTSGAEGDTSKKARKEPGTDSERPGDAAEESLDLVLGSLFSPPSSSTAALRQEKTSSSADKMLTALLSPASPEQKKGREEVEGTAEKDLSALFEMPARSSAAPALRLDADGQLVMAEGGGEEIDQHACTCGASLGLFDGIGGQAAPCVCLFNGRRRLVEEGGAGGVNSLSLQPYAGAYKSTKGKKWTPEETQRFYAALEQYGTDLLLVRTLLPHVTDKQLKLKLKIEERRYPEKVEAALNRRRQLTIEAYEDMHGKINAALHYNRALGSSSSEESEDEGDSARPKRLADSALKALPPPPSVPPHQSASSLPSLLSLLANASTAAEGAGGAQVDETLFALPQDGGVRAGGREEDDLLALFG